Below is a genomic region from Candidatus Cloacimonas sp..
GATTTCATCCCAAACAATGCTCTCGGGACCGTTTAAAGGTCCTTTCCGAGTGATGAGCATAATGGCGACAAAGATGACTATTAAAATAAGCAGTAAGAGGATAAGATGGCGGGTTTTAGGTTTCATTATGGCTCCTTTATATTCCATTTTACTCCTTCGGGAGTATCTTTTATTTCCACTCCAAGAGAGGCAAGGTCATTTCTGATTTTATCGGAGAGAGCCCAATTTTTATTGTTTCTTGCCTCCTGGCGGTAGGAGAGAATAAGCTCAATTAGGTCTTTGGACAAATCAGGCAGAAATTGGGTTAATTTAGTTTCCAGATTTTGAAAAAAGCCCAGGACAGAGCCCAATTCAACCATTTTTACGGCAGAGGCAATTCGCTCATCTAAAGATGAAGCGGGATTTTTTACTTTGCGATTCAGTTCAAAAAGGATGGAGATAGCTTTGGCGGTGTTAAAATCATCATCCATAGCCGCGCTGAATTCCTGCTCCAATTTTTGTAAATCTGCAGCCGTTTCGCAAGTAGAGGGAAGAGGATTTCCCTTATTGTCCAAATAGTTTATTTCCGATAATGAGCCGTAAAAATTGGCGACGGCGTGTTGTGCTTCTTGCATTAGCTCGCGACTGAAATCAATCGGACTACGATAGTGTTTGGATAAAAAAAAGAACCGAATTGCATCCGCATCGTAATCAGCTAAAATATCACGGGCAGTAAAGAAATTCTTCAAGCTCTTGCTCATTTTTTCGCCGTCTATATTCAAAAAACCATTATGCATCCAATAATTGGCTAATGGCTTGCCACTATAAGCAATTGCCTGAGCCAATTCATTTTCGTGATGAGGAAAAATGAGGTCTATGCCTCCGCAATGAAGATCAAAGGTATCACCTAAGTATTTTTTACTCATAACCACACATTCTGTATGCCAGCCGGGTCGTCCTTTTCCCCAAGGACTGTCCCAAACCGGTTCTCCTACTTTACTTTTTTTCCAGAGGGTAAAATCGGCAGGATGGCGTTTATCAGGATTTTCAGCAACTCTTGCTCCGACAAGCTGTTCATTTGTCTTTTTGCCGGAAAGAGAGCCGTAGGAAGGTAAATTTTCAGTGGAAAAATAGACATTGCCATTCACCTGATAGGCATAGCCCTTCTTTTCCAATTCGGCGATGAAAGTAATGATATCATCCATAACCGCGGTAGCTTTGGGCTGATAAGTAGGTGGCTTAATTCCAAGCGCTTTTGTATCTTCCAGAAAAGCGCGCGTGTATTTATCCGCTACAAGCTCAAAACCAATGTTTTCTTCATTTGCCTGAGCTATGATTTTATCGTCTATGTCCGTGATATTTTGCACATAAGTAACTGCATAACCTTTATATTCAAAATAGCGACGAACAACATCAAAAAAGATAAAAGCACGCGCATTACCAATGTGGAAATAGTTGTAAACAGTAGGACCGCAAGCATAGATGCCAACTTTCCCCTCGGTTATGGGTATAAACTCTTCTTTTTTGCGGGTTTGAGTGTTATAAATTAACATAGATATTATCCTATTTGAAGATTACCATTTTTTCGGTTTTTTCTATTTTTTTACCATCGGAAGAGCGAGCTTTAACTTTTACGAAATATGTATTATTTGCCAAGGCGTTACCTTGGTCGTCCCGTCCATTAAAGTAAATTTTATTAAATCCCTGTTTTCCGATTGCTTTAAGATCGGCTATGCGTCTGCCACGAATGGTATAAATACCGATATTAAGCTCTGCGTCAGAAGACAACATAAAAGTGATATAAGCATCTTTGGAAACGGGATTGGGATATATCAACAGCCGTTCAATATCCAGCTCGGAACTTTTTTTGGCGACAAAATTAGTAGAAGTAACGGAAGGTATATTGAAATTATCAAAAGCAACTACCTGAATAGTATGAAATCCTTCGCTCAAATCGGAGAGAGGATAAACAATGGAACCGGAAGTGCAAGAATTTTTATCATAATTAAAATATTCCGTTATCGCCGTTGGCTGAAGAGAATTATCGAGCACAATTAAAATATTGTGTCCCGAAGAACCGGTGATATTAATGCCGTTGGAATCGGAAATATCAGCATATAGGGTTGTATTTGTGCTAACTGTATCTCCAATGCGAAAATCTTTAGAACCAAGGTAAATGGAAATTTGCGGAGCATCAGGATTATCTACATCTGCTGCTTGATCACTAAAGCCCAAAGGAGAAAAGTAATTAGTATAATCCTTTTTAGCAGTGGAATCCCAAAAATATGAGACACACAGTCCATTTGTTCCGCTAACTATGTCATCCGGAACAATAAAAGAGGATTGATATTGAGAGGAAGAAACTTCACTGCTACCGCGGAAAAGCTGGTTTCCTCTTTTAGTAACGGTGGTTTGCGGTCCCAGAGAATAAGACCTCTTGGGATCAAAGACCTTTATTTCCGTTTCTCCGGAAAGTCCTGAGCCCGTAAAAGAGCCGTTCACTATTGTTGTTTCCCGCGAATGAAGAACAACTTTTTGTTCTGAAGAGCTAATCTGCATTGTGCTATCTCTTTCGGGTGGCACAATTCTTATTAACGGATCGCCCAAAAGAATATAGACGGCATTATTAGAATTACTTCCAGTGTAACGAGTTTTGGCGTCCATAATACTATAACCCAAAGGATTGCGATTATTTGCCAAACTTTGCATTAGATATTTCATCATCGGTTTGTTATTTTCTGCATAACTTATCCGCGCCGCGGAATAAGAGGCAATTGCTCCCAGATTATTCATCAGCACTACTTTTTGTCCTAAACTCTCAAAACCCCAATAATCAAATTGGGATACATCACAGGCAGCGGCGACAAAGAAAGTTAATTTATCCGGATTGGCAAATCTGCCCATATCCGTAGCTCCATTAATAAAATCTTCCGCTCCCAGTTTATCATAAGAACCGTGACCAGTATAAAGCATAACCAGCCGTCCTTCATTTACGGCATTGAATAAATCATCCCTAACGCCAGGTTTATTTTGGAATTCATCATATTCGTATTCCATAGCAAAAACTTTATCGGCTATGATGCTGGGATTGAGCACACTGCTGATTGCTTCAGCATCCTGGGTGTGAATATACTCCCAGCTGGAACTTCCATTAGTAAGATCATCGGCAATAAAAACCATAGAATTACGCCACCAGCCGGGAGATGGATTACTCGTATAATTACTGAAATTTTGCAGCATAATATTCATTTCAGCGGTATTTTTTACCGGATACCTGCCAATGGCTAATTCTGGGTAGTAATCTGTGTTTATCATTCCAAAATAGTCATCGGAAGCAGTAGAACCATCTTGCCAGACAATCATTTTGTTCTTTGGCGCCGCGCTACCGGAAAAATTCCTCCAGTCAATGGTTCCCAAGCCCAATAAGGTTAAAGAAGAAAGCTTGGGAGCAGGCAGATTGGAATAAAAATATTTCATTGCCAAACGGATGGCGGCAGGGTCTGTATGTCCGCCATTAAATTGATTATAAATGTCATCAGCCAATATTACCCGGCTGCGGACTTGATATAGTTGCCTGTATTTTTCAGCAAGAATCTGGGCTTGATCTAAAAATTCGGCTGAAGTTAGTATTATATTGTCGATATTGCTGATATCGGCAGTTAGATCTGTCGGATGGGTAACATTTATTAAAGAAGGAGTATATGCCTCATTCGGTTTTAGCATAAAATAGGTTGTGCTACTCTTTCCTACCGAAATGAAATAATTCTCCGTTATAGGAATCAGACCTACAGTATAAATGTCATTACAGCGAAAAACAAGAGTATTACTGATGTCGCCGCTTAAATTGAATCGGTAAGGAGTTTGATAGATGGCGGTAGGGTGTGAAAATTGCTTTTGAGCATTGCCTTTATTCAAATTCTGCCCATAAGTTAAGCGGATATAATCCAAATAAAGATTATCAGGCGTAGAACGGTTTACTTTCAAAATAATGTTATTATTTCCATTTACTAAATGCAAAGTTGTGTCTCTTTGACTGACGGTAAAGGGCCAGGTTCCGGTCCAAGTAAAATCTATCAGACCTGTTTGTTCATTGCTGTAAACTGGATAACCGTTTATAAAAACTTTAACTCTGTGATTGGTTCCTTCTCCTGCAACATCCTGACGCAATCGTAACTGAATTTGTTGTTCCAGGGAAGGATCAAGATCAGATAATTGCACATTAAAACTATATTCGGTAGTGACATTGCCAAACAGGGCTTGGGAATACCAGTCAAAACCTGTTATCTCTCTACGATAGGTTTCACTTTCTATATGTTTAACAAAGGGGGTGGAGGATACGGAACTCTCATAACTACTTGGGGGATATATGGTTTGAATTCTTA
It encodes:
- the cysS gene encoding cysteine--tRNA ligase encodes the protein MLIYNTQTRKKEEFIPITEGKVGIYACGPTVYNYFHIGNARAFIFFDVVRRYFEYKGYAVTYVQNITDIDDKIIAQANEENIGFELVADKYTRAFLEDTKALGIKPPTYQPKATAVMDDIITFIAELEKKGYAYQVNGNVYFSTENLPSYGSLSGKKTNEQLVGARVAENPDKRHPADFTLWKKSKVGEPVWDSPWGKGRPGWHTECVVMSKKYLGDTFDLHCGGIDLIFPHHENELAQAIAYSGKPLANYWMHNGFLNIDGEKMSKSLKNFFTARDILADYDADAIRFFFLSKHYRSPIDFSRELMQEAQHAVANFYGSLSEINYLDNKGNPLPSTCETAADLQKLEQEFSAAMDDDFNTAKAISILFELNRKVKNPASSLDERIASAVKMVELGSVLGFFQNLETKLTQFLPDLSKDLIELILSYRQEARNNKNWALSDKIRNDLASLGVEIKDTPEGVKWNIKEP
- the porU gene encoding type IX secretion system sortase PorU, producing the protein MRRNILCAFLMLAFACLSAKVSILSKSETELLLEYEIEPFEITSEGEFSRLNADNMNYSNIQGAPLIPFDEFKIGIPPSGDITCSVLSSNTTTTILPSLLLPVPEIKMLNGISSYDYKIVQSKYQTRSADFLTKLPASNFRGFGFVPVRISPFAYDGNKNLIITTRASIRINISGQTKYRSIETSDKPADIFLAQLLNEQQTRNWRHNQRPVINYAPFNLSDWWVRIETSRNGIYRINYADLNNLPLGDIDPSSIRMFSTSGKVLDNNVSETGAEFKEIPIYIAGEADNVFDPTDYILFYGTSRDGFDQNTEVQDDPLYYNPYSQNQVFWLTFGSGFPGNPLRIQTIYPPSSYESSVSSTPFVKHIESETYRREITGFDWYSQALFGNVTTEYSFNVQLSDLDPSLEQQIQLRLRQDVAGEGTNHRVKVFINGYPVYSNEQTGLIDFTWTGTWPFTVSQRDTTLHLVNGNNNIILKVNRSTPDNLYLDYIRLTYGQNLNKGNAQKQFSHPTAIYQTPYRFNLSGDISNTLVFRCNDIYTVGLIPITENYFISVGKSSTTYFMLKPNEAYTPSLINVTHPTDLTADISNIDNIILTSAEFLDQAQILAEKYRQLYQVRSRVILADDIYNQFNGGHTDPAAIRLAMKYFYSNLPAPKLSSLTLLGLGTIDWRNFSGSAAPKNKMIVWQDGSTASDDYFGMINTDYYPELAIGRYPVKNTAEMNIMLQNFSNYTSNPSPGWWRNSMVFIADDLTNGSSSWEYIHTQDAEAISSVLNPSIIADKVFAMEYEYDEFQNKPGVRDDLFNAVNEGRLVMLYTGHGSYDKLGAEDFINGATDMGRFANPDKLTFFVAAACDVSQFDYWGFESLGQKVVLMNNLGAIASYSAARISYAENNKPMMKYLMQSLANNRNPLGYSIMDAKTRYTGSNSNNAVYILLGDPLIRIVPPERDSTMQISSSEQKVVLHSRETTIVNGSFTGSGLSGETEIKVFDPKRSYSLGPQTTVTKRGNQLFRGSSEVSSSQYQSSFIVPDDIVSGTNGLCVSYFWDSTAKKDYTNYFSPLGFSDQAADVDNPDAPQISIYLGSKDFRIGDTVSTNTTLYADISDSNGINITGSSGHNILIVLDNSLQPTAITEYFNYDKNSCTSGSIVYPLSDLSEGFHTIQVVAFDNFNIPSVTSTNFVAKKSSELDIERLLIYPNPVSKDAYITFMLSSDAELNIGIYTIRGRRIADLKAIGKQGFNKIYFNGRDDQGNALANNTYFVKVKARSSDGKKIEKTEKMVIFK